Part of the Spirochaeta isovalerica genome, AAGCGGCAGTATGAGCGATCCACAGAGGAAGAGCAGCAGGTCATGCTCCGCAATTTCAGGGAAGATATGGAAGGAGAAAGGCTCAGGTCCGATCAGTCCATCGTGATAATCCCCTCGGATTTCGAGATTCTTCATACCTCCTACAACGCCGACAGAGCGACGGTTATTGTCCGTGAAGAGTTTCTTCAGACCGGGTACACCGCCGTGAAGAGCTATACCTATTATCTCCACCGAAAAAACGGTATCTGGAAAATCTATAACTATGAAGTGAAGAATATCGGGACCAAGTAATGAAAATACTTCTGATTGCCGACGATGATACGCTTAAAAAGAAAATATCAGAACATTTCAAACCTAAAGGGCACGGCATAATCAACTACACCAACCCTCTTAAGGGTATGAACAACTTCGAAGAGATCGAACCGGAGTTCGTTCTTTTTAATGCGACGGATTTTCCCAGGCATTGGAAAATAGCCAATTATTTTCTGAAGCAGGACATACCTCATGTCAACCCGGTATTCATACTGATGGTTGACGATGAGTTCCCCATGGAGGAAGTCTGCAAAGCTGTCTACCTGGGCGTCGATGCCATCATTTCCGATGATTACGAAGGCGAGGAATACCTGAAGCACCTGGACCAGCTTTTCGCCCGCTTCTATTCTTCCCAGGTGGAGATACAGCAGCCTTTGCTCCTGGAAACCCCTGAAACCAGGATTGATTTTATGTTTATGAATCCGGAAAACTTCCAACTGGCCACGGGTAAACTGACCCAGCTCTCCACAGAAGGCGCCGGATTCAAGCCCGATAAACCAGAAGCCGTATTTCCCCTTGTCAAAGGTACGATTCTTGAAGGTTGTTCATTGAGAACTGAAGAAGGAATTATTACAATTAAAGCAGAGATTCTTAACAACAGTGGAATTATGGATCTTCGCTTTCTCTCTTTTTCAGACAATGGCGAAGAACTTTTAAAGAATTATATCAGAGACAAGGAGCAGAAATGAGTGATTTAAAGTACCTGACAACAAGACAACTGACAGAAATCATCAAGTACAAAGGCTCCGGGGATTACGAAAAGAATTGCGTGCCTATCTCGGGAAATCCCCGGAAGCATCCCTACGACGCCAACAGGCTTATCCTTATAATAGAAAGCCACGACGATAAAACTGTTTTTCATGATTTCAAGCTGAACGATATAGCCCATATCGAAGAACTGCCTAACTTGACGAAAGATGATGTCAGCCTCAGACAGGTTCAGCTATGGGTCAGAAAAGACAGTTGGATCATCAGATCAGAAGCCTACAGATGTGTTCCCAAACGATAAGACTTCTATATTGACTAAGATAGTAGAGATTAGTGTATAATTAATTGCTTATTTGAAATGGAGGACATCTTGAAAGACAGATTAAATTATAAATTCACATCGGAAAGCGTCGGAGAGGGACATCCCGATAAAGTGTGCGACCTCATTTCCGATGCGGTTCTGGACAAAGCTCTGGAACAGGATCCCGAATCGAGAGTGGCCTGTGAGACTTTTGCCTCTACGGGAATGATTCTCGTCGGAGGAGAGATAACGACCCACGGCTATATCGATATTATCCAGACAGCAAAAGAAACTTTGACAGAAATCGGATATACCGATCCCGACTTCGGAATCGATGCCCATTCCTGTGCCGTCATGTCGGTTATCAAACCCCAGTCTCTTGATATTTCCCAGGGTGTCACAGCCGGTGAGGGACTTCACAAGGAACAGGGCGCCGGAGACCAGGGCATGATGTTCGGATTCGCCTGCCGCGATACGAAAGAGCTTATGCCCGCCCCTATTCAGTTCTCCCACTCCATAATGCGTAAAGCGGCTGAAGTGAGAAAAAACAATGTTCTCGACTTCCTGAGACCCGATGGGAAATGCCAGGTGACTGTGGAATACAAAGATGGCAAGCCCGCTCATGTTTCTACGGTTGTTCTGTCTCACCAGCACAGCCCCGAAGCATCCTACGAGTCCATAAGAGAAGGGCTGATTGAAGAAGTCATTAAGAAAAGCCTTCCTGCGGGAATGCTTACAGGAGATACGGTTTACCATATCAACCCGACCGGCCGGTTTGTCATCGGAGGTCCCGAGGGTGA contains:
- the metK gene encoding methionine adenosyltransferase — encoded protein: MKDRLNYKFTSESVGEGHPDKVCDLISDAVLDKALEQDPESRVACETFASTGMILVGGEITTHGYIDIIQTAKETLTEIGYTDPDFGIDAHSCAVMSVIKPQSLDISQGVTAGEGLHKEQGAGDQGMMFGFACRDTKELMPAPIQFSHSIMRKAAEVRKNNVLDFLRPDGKCQVTVEYKDGKPAHVSTVVLSHQHSPEASYESIREGLIEEVIKKSLPAGMLTGDTVYHINPTGRFVIGGPEGDAGLTGRKIIVDTYGGAAAHGGGAFSGKDPSKVDRSAAYMARYIAKNIVAADLCDTCEVELAYAIGVAEPVSIFVNTYGTNKVDEELIEAAVSRHFDLTPVGIIRTLDLKRPIYKPTAAYGHFGRDIFPWEKTDVAAALKSDLL